Within Wyeomyia smithii strain HCP4-BCI-WySm-NY-G18 chromosome 2, ASM2978416v1, whole genome shotgun sequence, the genomic segment agcatattgaatggttatcaataaactgcaactgaggtttaatgctgctgcaaatgtacAGCagtcggcacgttctgctcacgatgctgagtctattttagaaaattcacaactcttcattaacaagggtgtaacgtcttgtagaagacggttaaagtttaacattacaacaaaatttcgaccttcatactcatgtctaccatcggcaatatcaaccacgcaataatctgcttccatgcgacacgggaacgggaacattttcttcaaccaagctgcgcagcacgacacaaaacatgttattttgttgcttcaatgagagtgctatcgatccggctcgacagaatgtccacaagaaatcatttttgtacatccgtgctacgaaactgaggaaaaactttagaaactgaaaaaagaggtggagcttatcaaatgatcgctctgagccagaatgaagtcacaaatatttttcaagttatatcattccaccacgtacgaaaaataattcattcctattttcatccctacataacagcctgttttagtcgaagccgctcatcatCATTCTCTGCTAGCATGTTAAGCAGTACAGTTGTCTTATTTTCGCTCCGTTCGctttgtacgttcgttcgtaagtttttattttcgcgttggaaaccgacgctacggtgaaccctgACATGGGTAAATCGAAAACCGGTTCTAGTACGGGTAAACGGCCTCGAACTGGAAATGCCCTCGACTCGGCGGCTAAGaagcttttggccaacaacagatttgCTGTCTTAGAAAACTCCACGGACCccgaaatagtgaaaaaagagaaaagtcCACCCTTCTATGTGAAAGGATTTCCAGAAGGTTGTTGGAAGCAATTGTCTTTTACATCGAGAAAGGACTGAAATACACTATCCGTATGTGCACTGACGGCtacaaactgatggttccgGCATTGAATCACTACAAGGCGGTACAAGTAATACTGCAGCAGCGTAaggtggaatatttctcccatGACATTGAAGCAGAAAAACCGCTCAAGGTTGTTCTCCGTGGTCTTCCAGACATGGAAATTGACACTCTGCTAGAGGAACTGAAGGCAAATGGACTCAAGCCAATACAGATCCATGAGATGTCACGCCACAACAAGAGTCGGAAGTACCGTGACCAATTGTACCTTGTcaacctggagaaaaattcaacatgtttGGCGGATTTGCAGTCCATTCGTGCCCTTTTCCATATCATTGTAGCCTGGGAGCCCTACAAACCAGTTTATCGAGATGTGACCCAATGTTCCAATTGCTTATTGTTTGGACATGGGACtaaaaactgccatatggcctaCCGCTGCATCAAATGCGGACAAACGCACGCACCCCACGCCTGCCAATTGATGGAAACTGCCGATCCTGTCTGCGCGAATTGTGGTGCTGATCATAAAGCCACCAGTCGTACCTGCCCGAAGCGAGCGGAATTCATTGAGCTCCGCAAAAGAGCCTCAACCAACAACCAACCCGGTCGGAGAAAAGTCCCAGTGCCAgtgaataacgaacaaaatttTCCAGTCATCGCATCGCGACGTGCAATTCCAGTGCTTCCACCTCTCCCACTGAATAATCGGCTAACAACTTCGTTTGCCGATGTCGCGGCATCGAACCGTTCCTCGTCTCCCCAGGGACTCCCAGGGCTTTCAACTCCTGCCGCTGGAATAAAGTTTACCCGCACAGACTCCGAAGAAAACAACGCAGATTCCCTTCTCACTACAGAAGAGTTCGTGCATCTCCTGGCCGAAGCATTCGTAGCCCTTCGCACCTGTAAAACCAGAGCTGAACAGCTGCGAGCAGCAGTTTCCATTCTCACCAAATATGGCCCGTGAATGCATCAACATcgctaactggaacgcttgctcgtTAAAGAGCAAAGCCATCGAATTCGCTGATTTCCTCAACGAGCGGAATATCGACGTAGCAATCATCACCGAGACACATCTAAAACCTGGCGTCAACATCTACCTCCCCGACTTTCGAGTTGTTCGGCTCGATCGTACCCACTCAGCGGGTGGAGGCGTAGCCATCGCGTTGAGGAACAACATCTGCTGTAAGCTGCTGCCCAGTTTCAACCTCAAAGTCATCGAAGCGGTTGGGGTCGAGGTTTCTACCCCCGTCGGCCCTATTATTATCATAGCCGCCTACTGTCCGTCGCAAGTCAGCTCAAGGAACGATACATCCTCTAATCTGAAACAAGATCTCGTCAAGCTAACTAGACATCGGCAAAACTTCATCTTGGCTGGTGACCTCAATGCCAAACATCAAGCCTGGGGCAACACTCGAAGCAATCCAAATGGCAAAGTCGTCCACAACGACCTACAAGCATCTTCGTACATCATCCTGAGCCCAGACTCCCCCACCCGGTTGAGCCGCTCTGGTGTCCACTCGACCATCGATTTCTTCATCACCAACATGGCGAACATTTCGAATCCGATCGTCTACCAGGAACTGAGCTCCGACCACTATCCAGTGGTGGCCGAAGTGGGCTACTCCGCCAATCGATTTCGTGCTCGTCGTCACAACTACCATCGTGCTGACTGGCCACGGTTTCAGCAGTTCATCGACGCCAACATCCGCTACAACATGGAGCTTGAATCGACGGACGACATCGATCAGTGCCTGCAGATCATAGACGAGGCACTTTCCTTAGCCAGTGACCAACACGTCCCTGCTTCTGACCTGGTGAGTAACACTCTGAACCTAGACAGGTTAACTAAATCTTATATAAGACTTCGCAACACAACTAGGCGCCATTATCAACGTACTGGCCTGCCTCACGTAAAGTCTTACTGCAATCGTCTTAATAAAATCATCAAGGCCCGGTTGGTGGATCTCAGAAACAAAAGCTTTGAGAGTCATATTCGCTCTCTCCCAGATTGTGCAAACCCCTTCTGGAAATTaactaaacttttgaaaaacaaGCCGAGGCCTGTCCCTCCTCTCTCCCATTTTGATCAACACGCTGGCCAAGTTCAGCTAATAACACCAGCTGAAAAAGCTAATGCTCTTGGTCAGCATTTCGTAAATTCCCACAATCTCGGTCGTTCTCTGGTGAGCCCCTTTGAACCCGATGTGGCAGCTACAATGTCCAGAATCGCTGTGACCCCTCTAGTTGTCCCAGAGGAATCTAAAATTTCTGCAGATGAGGTAATGGCAGCCATTAAATCAAGTAAAAATATGAAGGCCGCAGGTGTCGATGGGGTTGTCAATCTcgagttgaaaaatttgagcaTTGACTTTTTTCATCACCTCACAAAGATCTTCAATAAGTGCATGGAACTTGGCTACTTCCCGTCCCGTTGGAAGCTCACCAAAGTTATCCCCATCCATAAACCTGGGAAGGATCCCACTGACGCTAAAAGCTACCGGCCCATTAGCCTCCTTTCATCTATTTCGAAATTATTCGAAAAATTGATTCTGAGACGCATACTAAAGTTTGCTGACGAGAACTACATCTTCCTTAGGGAGCAATTTGGGTTCAGGAAGTGGCACTCCACTGTGCACCAACTCACCCGGGTAACGAACATTATCAGGCGGAACAAGTCTGTTTCCAAGACAACTGCCATGGCGTTGTTGGACGTTGAAAAAGCTGCATCGGTgcaacttcccgatcttccttgtgaaaatcatcaaaaattatctgtcGGGTAGATCATTTAGATTCTGCTTGAACAACTCCCAGTCTTATACATTTAATGTTGATGCTGGGGTCCCCCAGGGTAGCCTCTTGGGTCCTATCCTCTTTAACATCTTTACGTCAGACGTTCCTCCCCTACCGGATGGTGGTGTTCTGTCCATGTTTGCGGACGACACTGCAATCATGTACAAAGGGCGAGTGATCCGTTCGTTGACTAGAAAACTTCAAGCAGGCCTGGATGTTCTATCCGACTACTTCAACAACTGGGAGATTTGCATCAATGCGGCTAAAACACAGGCCATCTTATTCCCCCACTCAAACTCACGtcgacttgttccgcctgatGACGTCAGGCTCAAAATCAACAACTCacccatcgaatggtcgagcGAGGTGGGATACCTCGGTCTTGTTCTGGACAGCAAGCTTATATTTGGATCACATGTGGACAAAATATCTAATAAATGTAATATCCTGATTAAACATCTATATCCACTcataaacagaagatcaaaaCTCTCACTTAAGAACAAGCTTGCTGTCCATAAAATGATCATCCTACCAGTTATTGAATACGGCTTGCCAATCTGGGAGAGCTGCGCTAAATGTCATCATGACAAGCTTCAGGTCACCCAAAACAAGATCCTTCGGATGATGCTTAACAGCCCCCAAGAACGCGCAACTCTGAGATTCACCAACTAGCCGGCCTGAATATACTAGCCGAACGCAAACAATCAATACTGTCTAGGTTCAGAGAAGCTTGCCAGAGTTCAGCACACGAGGCAATTCGTGCCTTGCCGACTTAGTTTAAGTTAGTCTAAGTTATTTTTAGTTAGGTAGGTTTTTTCAATTTAACCCAATTTATTAAAACTACCATGCCTCTAAGGCAGTCATGTACATTACCCCACCTAGATAAACCTAAAAACAACACCAAAAACAATTCACATCAAAGATGATGAGCCGCTAAGGCTAATCAATTGTCCTGTAATATTATACCTCAGTAAACAAACCCAAAAATAAAAGATAATTCAACAACaaacgaagccgctcataatagttctgaacagcgacaacagcagtcctcccttagcagcagcgggagcgagcagcgggtaccatcgatagcggatagcggccacaactgtggcatggctgcggataagcgtagcagtttcagcggatctcaccatcgatagcagctgggccagcagatgcaggtacagcggataccaatggcggccacaactgtggcatggctacggatagcgttgcagttgctcagcagttgggccagcgtatagcggccacaactgtggcatggctatgcatagcgtagctgttgcagcgggtatatcagcatcgatagtagcagggtcagctgatgcaacgacactcccttcactaaaatgctgtttcagtgtggtagcggtaagcatcagcagcaggcttgcatgaagtgaatacatcagccagcaactttctctaaggcccctgccatagtagacgcgaaaagcggcgcgaaccgattcgctcggccgtaggttaatgtacagctctactgacggttgtacattaacctacagccgagcgaatcggttcgcgtcgcttttcgcgtctattatggcagaggcctaattggaaagttgtatcattttgttcagaagaatattattgtcggtaatattacagagatgcgattgcgtgaatctgattttgaattgaacaattgttcttttgagaacaaataaaacacttatttgaagagttaatagcttttggtaccaatagcagtatagtgacagcctcagcggtagatgcagccggtacttccctgagaccgatgtggaagtaaatggaagcagcacggcgaaacagttcgggttatgcttagacgcgcgtcatttttcgttgttgatattccccacatgaaacgacacgctttcgtatgatagcggcggtataaacggtagatgcatttgccaacacttcctccagtaaagccgtgtctagttttcaatatgaaaacacctttcttattgtgttgaccgtgcgccttagtcctcactgtcaaggtaacacagagatgtaagatcaacactacatcctatgataaattgaacaattgtcctgataaggacaacaaatgaattaatgaagatttaattttgaagtagaatacttctctcaggaagttcggctacatagggatgtaaaatgaaaatctaaaactgaaaaaagtgagaaaaatttcaaattttcatcatttggcctatatataataaacagacatttcatcggatattaaattgaacaactgaaatttgtagaacacaaatgaatatttgaagagtttagGAGTTTTAGAAAAGTCATAACACTTCATCAACagcagtatcaaacacgcaataatctgcttccattaaaatgattaaccctaatcgagtgtatttccaaagctattgcaaaaaattattgacataagacaggctgtcgtaattctacattaaccttgcggtcgtttcttgtAAACAACCTCttgcactttttttcaaaaaagtaagGCAAGAAACGAGTTAATCAGAGGTCCTGTTATTTCATCAATCAAAGAAAATTGGCCTCGAACAAACCTCTGAATAGTGATTAATATTGACAATTTCAATGACGAGAACAAAAATCTGATTACTGATCATCTTACGGATGTAACAGAATAAACATcgataaaaaaacaaacaaccaaAAATTAAAACCGTTTTCTGGGTGCAAACTACTTTAAGTTCGTTCCAGGAAATTGAAATAGTATCCAGggaattttatttaattgttttgaaggtttgccaaatcagttttaaAATCTTTGGACGAAcactgacagagaaaaagatagtgaACTTATTGATTTACTTATGCTCGTATTTCATCCTTgatatttcgagtatttcgtctcggTTCACAGGAGGCTGTATAACTAAACTGcttaaagcctgtatcagactaaccgttgtagcggttgaccgctaccgttccgttctttttcgaccaatcagagcacagcggtcgaccgtcgcttgttgttgttgcaaaaaatagaatcttttctatttttgccgccgaccgctcccaacggttgccggctgctgtcattgacatggcgaaggcaaacgaatctcttcacacctacacaagatcacatacagagacttgacaaatgaaaatgtgtgcttctcttttggcacacacgacagccagtcaaaacattgatagcaccggcaacgctggttggcgatgtcaattttcgaccaacgcacactggcaaaaataaatccaaatttCCACTAtttaaaagccgctgggctggataccttcaatatagcatttcttatgtaaaattgccCAATAAATCGATagatgatattttcattctgtgcagggcacagGAAAGGGTCTATCTTTtcaaaaaatacgcaaaaatagggtgaaaagaggcgaaaaagaccatttctcgtgccctgtccaaaatgaaaccatcgccaatcaatttgttgaccaattttacataagaaatgctatattgaaggtatccagcccagcggcttttaatgggtggaaatttggatttatttttgccagtgtgcgttggtcgaaaattgacatcgccaaccagcgttgccggtgctatcaatgttttgactggttgtcgtgtgtgccaaaaagagaagcacacattttcatttgtcaagactctgtatgtgatcttgtgtaggtgtgaagagattcgtttgccttcgccatgtcaatgacagcagtcgccaaTCGTTGGGAACAGTTGgcgcaaaaatagaaataattctattttttacaacaacaacaagcgacggtcgaccgctgtgctctgattggtcgaaaaggaacggaacggtaacggtcaaccgctacaacggttagtctgatacaggcttaaaaTTGGTTCTTTGCCTTAGTTTTTccaacgaaaaattcggcaatcTGCAAAGTCTCATCGCAGATTACACTAAACAAAACCGTTCCTTTCCGAGACCCACGAAATTGTACATTGTAAGCCATGGTTGAAAATAATGAAGCGCAAAACGATTTCCCGCACGCGAGAAAAGGAACGGGAAGAAAAACTTTACTACGCTAGTTGTATCATAGTGGCGGGCATGACAAAACCGGTTGCCACCTTTCCAGAAAGCCGATTGCAGAAGAAGACGATCACTCAAGCACAAAGTTTTTCGCTCTCCTGGAAACCTTCCAAAAACTAACGAACTGTAAATCGTTGAGAAATGTGCTGAAAACAAAGAGACACCATGAAGCTGAAGGAAAATGTTTACCATTGTACGAGTGCATCatcgttattattttttttttttgtgtgtgattTAGAGCGAGCAAGTTTTTCGCACGATTTATGATGTTACTATGAAAAACAGAATTGGGGTGTCAGTCGCAAGCAGCAAACAAGGCGTCAGGAAAAAAACACTGCTTTCAATGGCTTTATCCGAAATATAATATGTATTTACtaggttgaaaaaaaattccataTATATTATAATATCTAGAATCTAATGAAAACTGTAATAAAAGAAGTTGAAGAAGTTACAtgcagaagaatttttttttgttggtgtgATTATTTGTTTCGCCATAACAAGAAGTTACTTCTTTCGCAGCCGAAAACCGGTAGCGTTTAAAGTGAAATTTATGCTTCAACTGAAAATGTTGCAGCATTCCATGCAATTTTTAACGTTTGTAAGTTACATTCCGAATGTTACCCTACATGTATGTAAATGCGTCTGGTTGCATGCTGTCGCTGTGTCAGCGTGGCGTGTGCCGTTATGCAACTTATCTAAATATGGCAGCCACGCCTGCATCCGCAGCGATGCAAAAACGATGGCAGCCGGAATATCTGTGCGCTGTTCTCGTTTATAGTCAACAGGGCCAACCGAAAGTGCTTAGAACTGCACTCGAGGAAACAAACTTTGTCTGATGCATATTTGCCAGCGTTGTACGATACGATGCTCGGTACGGGAGCGGGAAAGTGCTTTTACATTGAACATGTTTCAACTATCCATGGCAGTGCTTACAACATAATCTTTTTGTAATCCTCGTTATTGTATGGCAGAAATAATCACATCAAATACAAATCTTGGTTAACTGCGAAGGGCCACTTCTGGCTGGTGAGAACGAAGCTGCAAAGTGATGAAGATGCACTTCTGCTTGTTCCTGCAAGTTCCAGATTGTGTGACAAGATGACAGCGCGGTTTATATGAGTACGGAGTTCCTGAGTTCGGTAGAGCTGATAGTCGAACCGAAATGCGGCTCTAAAGTTTTTGTTCTCAACTTGAACAGCATtcttagctagtaaaatattgGTGCATTATAAAGCAAAAAATATAACTGAACCTAATATTTGAGGGATTTTCTTGACatgaaaaaagtaaatcttTGAGAATACATATTGTGGCTCTGCTTAATTGAGTCAAAACGACATGATAGAGTCTTACAAAGTAATTTAACTCggatcagggccggatttagaagcTGGGGAggcggggcaaatttgtttgtgaggcccctcttttcttaaaacattgagaggtaacgttctggaaggttacgagcaaaaaaaaggtcgccctaggactaggggggccccttgtATCGGGAGGCCCGGAGCATTTGCCCTCTttgcccccctcaaatccgggcctgactCGGATTCAAACCTCTTTTTTATATCACGGGTCGGACTAAACATGATAAGCTTTGCGTCAAAAATCTCAACAAGACATATGGAGCTGTAATGATATGGTCATAACCTAATTCGTTTTCTCGAAACTGAAACATTTTATCAAGATCGCTGTTTCTGTTGCGGGACGAACCGTTGCGGGCCACTTTGACCTCGGGATTTGTTCTCCCGAGCACTGGTACGAATATCATACAGATCTGCCcaattttgatcattttcggagTTCAAATCGTTTTCAGAATCTAGTATGTAAAGATTATTGCTTAACACATATCGTATCGGATGTTAAAAAATATTCTTACCATTTATCTGTCCTTGTCCCTGGAAACCCTGGTTGACAGCAGGCGATTCGGTAGTCGGGATATTGTACTGTGTTGGTTTAGGTGATCCTTGTTGCGGATAGTCTGTGCGGACAGAAGATGAGCTTGGGGAGATCGGTGGTCGCAAACCTTGCTGTTGTAACGATGAAGCTGATGAAGACAATGTATCTTCCAGACGAAAGCAAGGAGCTGGCATATACAAATCGTTCCAAGCTACTACCTTTTCGTCGTAATCATTACCCTTGAGAGATCCATCCAACTTGTTTCTATGAATATTGTCACTTGTGCATTAAATacatattttacaaaatagtctATCACACTCACAAACTATCGGCAACTCGTCGAGCGAATATCTTCGTGGTTTGATTTGGGATAATGATTCTATAGCCCCTTTGGTCCGCTACATAGTACACCGATTGTTTCTTGTTGGTTGGGTCCACATAACCGTAACAACCGTAAGTTACACCATCGGGACCTTTGGCCTTGTGTTGAAATTGATTGCTTTCGGTGTTCACATGATAACCATATTCGAACTGACCTACGGGGGAAAGTTGTAATTCATCCCAATTTGGCGAAATTTTCTGAGTTACCGGTTCCCGTGCTTTGTTGATGATACATGTCAGCATTTGGTTGATTAATATTGATGTTCATGTCAGCGCTACACGGTATTAGCATCACACAGCCGATCTAAATAATTTCGGTTAAAAAAATCTATCACATTCACCCAAGATTGGCAACCACTTACAAGTATATATTGAGTGAGTTCCATGATGAATCCAGATTTCAGTACATTAATCCTCTTGCGTCAAGAAACAAATAGAAACTGATGCGACTTCACGTTACGCTGGAGATAATCCATCCGAATGGGTGAACCAGTAAAATTTGTTATATATCTGATAACGAAACCTTGTTGTTTCGTATGATTAATTCCCGCAGCAATGAAAATATATACAAAAATCACTGTTGCTAAACATTAAATGACGATCGGGAATCCCTCCGGTTTGATGATTAGTGGTGTCGTACGAGCACTTCTCACATGAGATAGTGTAGACATTTTATTCGAATTTGTTGTATATAAAACAGTAATTGCGTATATGGATCACGCCATTTGAACTCAATTTTTTGCCGTGTTCGTCTTGACTCAAGTAATGGTTGTACGCATAGCTTATTTAATCAAATTGAAACCGAGGAATCTttcgcatcataagacggaccTAGTGTAAACCTCATCCCCGTGAAGAGTAATCAGTTTTTACcccaaaaaatgaacttcaaactcttattattcATTAACTATGTACGCAATAACACTAACTTTATTGCATATTTAAGaccaatctgttctctaaccgtattgaataacgtttgcattaacaGAAATTGGACTTTTTTGGGATAGCGATGAAAAAAAGTCAGATAATTTAGTttaataaatttcccatggaatataattatgttagcttactcgCAATAAATTCTACGCCATTGCGAGCGGTCTTCCGGCAGTCAACCGGAACATTCACCATGCTGgccgaaaacatgcgtgtaggcatgtttttgagttcttttttcgttttatttatcaattccttctCAAAtctcgcgacaaaattgttggagtagatcttacgcttcaggtttgccagaaatcctcgatgagacGCAACTGGGGCCATTTTacgggttcgccaacttgggtaccacatttagccgttccatctcctcaaacgatcgcCTCAAATAGTGAGCCGATTCcagatctggccaaaacaccgtgtcttAAGCCTTATGGTGattatgtcacaaaatattaaaaaattggtcgcagtgacgaaaatacccaacacggaaaaaaagccttatggtattttttttttttttttggtgaacgGCGCAATAtccggcaggtacttcgtactctaaattcccccgttcacggccagtccgaagcgaaagaagagcagcttcgacatccccttctcgctaattgtcagccacagcagcaccgtcttggggaacttggtgtgtgaaagaaaTTTCACCTCAGTGCTTACTTCTTCCGTGGGGAAAGTAAAATACAgagtgccctaccagtcgttgccatccagggtgagacaggtctcgtcgtccatcgccaccgccacgtcgtgaattgccgggaaattcgattttaccatcttattcaggcgcagctccgagactagtggacgggactgctttCTGACATGTGTGTCCATGTTCGTCAAGCACCGACCTacaggccaagcgcacgcagcgatgtagtcaCTTTTCCTTCAGTCTTCCTCTAcagtatcctttggagcttcttgtcgctcagggtggtcggccgtccggaaccgggctttctttcaataGTGCTAAGATGTTGTGGATGCCGGACCGGGCGTATTCTGTGTTCACGAGCTGCCgctcgatgtccgttttcgacgcagcggggtaccgttatttaaacgcgcaaattaatttttttctgatgactcATGGGTAAATATGTttgatgctgcatgcgtagttaggtcagtgcgtgtaaaggtaaacccatgaaaaattgccAATTTTGTCCAATTTtgcccaccggggttggttacccgatcctCCCTTTGTTGCCCGTATCCCAGCTGGCAACGCGTGGAGGTCGGAATAGGAGGGACTGGATGAGAGGCAAGAGACCATgtatggggtctattttattcctgtAGGTGCACTTGGCACCGATGGTACACAATATCCAGCATTTAGCAGCTTGCacatattgttgctgttttttgtCCTTAATGTGAAACAATAGTTACTTTAGGCTGGCTCACCTCTGGTTGTTACTTACACTATCAGACGTATGGAATCATTTTCAATAGTTGTCAGCTTAagaggttatatacctttttggtcgagaaaaatgagggaagtttgaatttatttttaagtgcatagcaccattttcattgcatcaaagtggtatttttctgaaattacagtttatcaacaacaagaaaatacgtttgattttgagatataccaattattactggagtaa encodes:
- the LOC129726042 gene encoding uncharacterized protein LOC129726042, with amino-acid sequence MELTQYILIGCVMLIPCSADMNININQPNADMYHQQSTGTGQFEYGYHVNTESNQFQHKAKGPDGVTYGCYGYVDPTNKKQSVYYVADQRGYRIIIPNQTTKIFARRVADSLNKLDGSLKGNDYDEKVVAWNDLYMPAPCFRLEDTLSSSASSLQQQGLRPPISPSSSSVRTDYPQQGSPKPTQYNIPTTESPAVNQGFQGQGQINDSENDLNSENDQNWADLYDIRTSARENKSRGQSGPQRFVPQQKQRS